In one window of Candidatus Omnitrophota bacterium DNA:
- a CDS encoding HPr family phosphocarrier protein: MPRIEKQVIVLNKNGLCIRASAAFVDVTKKFKSVVTVVKGEDRVNGRSIMALWILGARHQTPLLLIVEGEDAQEAMKEFEDFFAKEATKVYPDSIFVKHKWIFLGLGLLLLILSIIRLVKL; this comes from the coding sequence ATGCCCCGAATTGAAAAACAAGTCATTGTATTAAATAAAAATGGCCTCTGTATCCGAGCTTCGGCTGCTTTTGTTGACGTAACTAAGAAGTTCAAATCTGTCGTCACAGTCGTTAAAGGTGAAGACCGGGTTAATGGCAGATCGATAATGGCTTTATGGATACTTGGTGCCCGACATCAGACTCCTTTGCTGCTTATAGTTGAGGGAGAGGACGCGCAAGAAGCCATGAAAGAATTTGAAGATTTCTTTGCTAAAGAAGCCACCAAAGTCTATCCCGACAGTATTTTCGTAAAACACAAATGGATTTTTCTTGGCTTGGGTCTATTATTGTTAATTTTATCGATTATTCGATTGGTTAAATTATAA
- a CDS encoding ankyrin repeat domain-containing protein, with protein sequence MSKIILSLLLMLLLSCPSFAAEGLTQDLLKAAAQGDIGLIQDHLDRGLDINQQEPGGETLLHSACYYGQLALARFLLDKGADMDIADVQGQKPLHEAALGGNIGIIGLLIDKGADIKEPDGHGLTVVHDAAMEGNMEALNLFLKRDPSLLKMTDKRGATPLHYAASRGNLEAVEKLLAEGADINAKDRCGRTVLDYTGSSSMHSFLGERGAVNNKGGPSAALRMEGDCD encoded by the coding sequence GTGTCAAAAATAATTCTTTCTCTGCTATTAATGCTGCTGTTGTCATGTCCTTCTTTTGCGGCAGAGGGACTGACCCAGGATTTGTTGAAAGCGGCCGCCCAGGGGGATATCGGCCTGATTCAGGATCACCTGGACCGGGGGCTGGACATCAACCAACAGGAACCTGGCGGTGAAACGTTGCTCCACTCGGCTTGTTATTACGGTCAACTTGCATTGGCCCGATTTCTTCTGGATAAGGGGGCTGATATGGATATCGCTGATGTTCAAGGACAAAAACCCCTTCATGAAGCGGCATTAGGGGGGAACATCGGCATCATCGGCCTGTTAATTGACAAGGGCGCCGACATCAAGGAACCGGATGGCCATGGCCTCACGGTTGTTCATGATGCAGCGATGGAAGGGAACATGGAGGCTTTGAACCTGTTCTTGAAACGGGACCCATCTTTGCTGAAAATGACCGATAAGAGAGGGGCGACCCCTCTGCATTATGCCGCATCCCGGGGAAACCTGGAGGCTGTGGAAAAATTGCTCGCAGAGGGGGCAGATATTAACGCGAAAGATCGTTGCGGCCGGACTGTCCTGGATTATACGGGGTCCTCAAGCATGCATAGTTTCCTCGGAGAACGCGGGGCTGTTAATAATAAAGGCGGGCCTTCAGCCGCGCTAAGGATGGAAGGTGACTGTGATTAA